The Halichondria panicea chromosome 17, odHalPani1.1, whole genome shotgun sequence DNA segment TCTAAAAACAAAAACTTTCACTTGACACTATGTACTACCCAACCTGTAGAGCTATGGAAAGCAGATGGTGTTTGTATGTTCACTCCTTTAGCATTTCTTGTAACAGCTGCAGCAGCCTCTAAAAATAAAAACTTTCACTTGACACTATGTACTAGACCCAACAGTCTGAGCCATTGGACGATCAAATTGAATAAGAAGTCCCCATGCAGAATGTAAGGGGGTGGTTGATGCACTCGTGTCTTATATCCCTGTTGAATTTACTTTGAACAGAACAATCACCCATGTTATTCGTGCACCTTAAAATCTTCTGGCACTGTTAACCACCAAGCGAAAGCGCTTGTTTATTGTAATTGTCTATAGTATGGTTGTACAGACACCAAGCAGCTAAATTTACAAAAAAAATACTCATGCAGTTTGCCCACAGAACTCCCTAACTACGGAGCTACCATGTTCGTAAGATGAACATGAGAGAGTCCTTTATTTGAGGGCTTAATTGATCGATGATATTCTAGCTTTTTTGTGCATTGTGTTCTCAACTTGTTGTATAATATGTACTCATAAGCCCCGTTATACACAAGGCCTTTTATCTGAATTACTATTTGTGTTCGTGTAAACAGGCCCAGTCTAGGTGTCATGTAAACTATAGAGCGGCTGAGATTTACTTACTGTAATGGGCCgggtgcctcgaaaattttttgttgtacagaAAAACACTTAGGGTCCTGTGTATAAGAGGTGATCATGATCGAGGTTCTTCTGTTCTCCAAGCCAtaaatcatgcatgcacactatagctataagaATTACATTGCATGCGCAATTACAATTAAGTGTTAACTTTTATTTTTCATTGTGTGGCAGGAAATATGGAAACTTCATATGACAGAAGTACAACTGGATACAGTGAACAAAAAGTCAAAACCAACGGTACATAAATAAAAGTTAACATGAACTGTAAGTGTATATGCATCTAATATTCGGTTAGTTGCAAGAACAACGCTTTGAGGAGCCTAGCTTGATAAGTAACAGTATTCCTTCCAATATCTATGGAGTCGTGCTGTAGGGGTTGCTCGGATACGGCCGGTATGTTGCGCCCATAAGCTGCATGAAATAAATGCAAAACAGCATTAAACAATAAAGTACTGTGTGTAATGGAGGCTTGGGCTAAAGGGATATAAATGCTGATTACGACTACATGTAGGAGCTTCATGTATTAGTGTACACTATAGAATTGAAAGGTTGTGGTGTGACATTGTACAAtactacatatgcacacacCTTCACAGTGCTCGAAGAACTGAATAATGTCGCGAGCCACATCGTCCTTCAACATTATCATGTGCTTTGACTGTGTGAAAAATATGCAATCACAACAAACACTGAATTTAATGTTAGGTTGTTATAATTCTTACCATGTTTTCAAGCAGAGAGCAGAAACATCTTTTTGCATAATACCAAGTGTCTGTACCAagctggtataattataagaaagaGATAAGACTATATATAAAACAACATGTGAATAAGGATTGTACTTTTTTGCTGTATGGTTCCAAGCTCTTCATGATACGAGCCACTCCAAACTCATAATTACCCTTGGCGCAGTACAGAGTGCTGTGTGTATGGTGAAGCATGTGTAAGACATCATATCATTACCGGCACAGCAGTTTCTCTTACCCAATCACTAGGTTGACAATACACAAGTGGTACAGCTTCTTGTCTGGTTCCTCGTAGGAAAGATCTTCCTACAACAGTATAACAAAATTAGTAGCTCGGGTCTAGAAGATAATAATTACACGTACCTCCTCTTTCTCAATTTTCTTCATTATTTCCTCGGCCTGTTGGAGAAGTAGTATGAGCAAAATGAAAACATGCAAAGGTTTCAATAAGCTTATACCTACATGGGTTGGTAAATTCTTAAGACATGCATCCAGCCTGTTTTATTGGTTTCCCTTGGGTGCTCATGACGTAGATATAATGTACACATTTTTACTGTACTTGTAGTCGTAATGGTATAAAAACAATACACATAAACTGGCCAATACTCTGACTGTAGCATTATACAATACATACCTCCTCAGTGTGTCCAGTCATGATGTAGGAGACACAAATGTTTGCTAAAATGATTGCACTGACCCCAACAAGCTGTAGCAGATAACAACCTTGTTCtacgcacacacataattatagttaaggATTGCTCACGTTGTCAAAGTGTTTCTTGACAATAGACTCATAGAACCCTGCTGCTTCCTTAAACTTTGTCTCCTAAATAGTAGACAGTAAGACTTTACAAATGTACAGGTGTTCAACTACTGtacaagaataattatactgcagtaaataattatcacacgGTTTTATATTGTTACATTTCAAACAGTATGAGGAATTTACAAGGACACGTACCTGCATGAAGAGTACATGTGCCACATTGAGCTTCCACACGTCATGCTCACTGCAGAACTCCACACTCTTCCTAAAGGTGGCCTCCACTTGACTGTAGTCTTCTTTGTCCCAGTAGATCTTGGCCTGGGTCATCAACACAGGGATGTAGCTATAAGTGGAACCAAAGAAACATTCTGTTTAGCTACAACAACAATTTCACAATAAGTGCCACTATAATAAGTAGGTTACAATCTTATAGTGTGCGTTGTGGCCCAAATCTCTAACAGCTAGagcccccctcccccataacacacactcaccactctAAAGTATCATCATATTCCTCCACCGCTCTTTTGACGGCCTCATCGTCATGGTTATGTCGATGTTCCTGCACCTGCTTTGTGAGCTTACGTAGCTTCTCAGTGTGGTTGGTGGCAAGAGCATCCAGCTTCCGGAATGCCTGCATAGGGAAATACCAAACTTCAATTCAGAATTTGTGTCTGACACTCATATAGGTATACGTAGCCAACGTATGTACTTTAAACCTCAATTGAAACTACCCCACATTTACTTTATGAACTACGCACATGTACGTGAGGGTGTATCATAATAAACAAAAAAACATAGCTCACCTCTTCAGGGGAAGTCTGCTGAGTTATTTGTGCATCAATGAAGTCCCACAGGTAAGGAGAGAGGCACTTGTAAGTGAGGTGAGCATTCTCAGCCAGCACATCCGCAGCCAGGTCAAAATACTGGATGGAAAAAGAAGTACATGGAATGATTGGATTTGTACCTTTCTTCTATATACTGTAGGTGGACAATCTTATCACCCTCAAAGATAGTTAGCGAAATACATGTATTCCACTGGCATTTGGCCATGGTCTCATCACAGACAGTGGATTTGATTGAACCCATCACAGGTATAAACACACCACATCATAATAGCTACTCTAAATTGGACGTTCAAACTCTATTAGTTCATAAAGTTACAGTACATGAAAAAGGATGAGGAAAAATCCTAACACCGTAGTAGCTGCGAAATTTTAGAGGTGCTTagttttcgctgttttcgtgggttagcaatcctacatgaaaattaagtccacaaaaattattcttcaattagaattatctgctataacgtacaaaaattaaaggcgtggcttccggtaagcagtcaacctaCAAATATTATGTAACGAAACGCTTTTAGAAGCATACTTAGCTTTTtagaaatataagtgcctcgaaaatttcgctaTACAGTAGTTGAATTGTGGCATCTTTAATCTATGCTTTaacagagctacatgtacgtaatgCATTGGTCACTCATGATTTGAAGAGCAACTtaatgcatgcaaaaacttTCACCAGTATAATATACTCACTTCATGTTTAATGTATAGGAGCAGTAGGTTGGAGAACGTCTCTGGGGGACAGGGTACTTGCTGGAGGAGGAACTGGAGCTTCTCAAAGCTCTGAGTCGGGCTCTCGTCAATGTTCATCAGGGCCTGGTTGTGCAGCGTCACTGGGTCCAGTTCCTGGGGAGAGGGAGGGATTATTAATCCTATTGCTCACACTGCCTcagtgcgtatgtgtgtgtgtggggtgggggcgTAACAATTGAAATGTCAAACCTTGAAACAATAATTACAGGTGTTCGTAGGCTCTTCTCGGTTGAAAAATAATTGAGCACTAGAACGCTACATACCGTAGCTGGCATGCAGTACTCTACAAAGTGATTCCTATCCATACCTCTTCAGATCGTGGGGGCATGTCAGTGAGAGCCTCTTTAGCTGCCTCATCTGGAGAAGGAGAGGGTTGGTTTGGACAAGGGGTGGCTATAGTAGCTATTAACTCACAATTCTTGAGCTGGTACTCAATGGCAGCCTTTAGGTTGAACGTCTCAACCAGAGCAGTCTCATTAAGAACCTGCATGGAGATAgtgagcatataattatataattatgtactgttctacatgtacatatacaatgtacacgtATTTTGAAGGGGTACCCACCCTCTCCCCCCCAAAAGCCTTGCATGAGCAGAAGGTCTCTATACTCACCGCTGTGTTTCCAACACTCCTCACATCCACACCTTCAGTCTGCATGCCCACACTCAACTCTGCATGGAGGAAATGTGACGAATTAATTTCAGTTTTCAACTAACAATCTCCCAAGTCCCAAAATACAGTTGCCTTAGTGAGCTGTGAAATTACATTAAGACTCTAACTGCATAGCTGCATGGTACAGCGTGGAGTGACTGTTGACAGTGTACAATACCTGGGTGCTCTTTGATTCCTCTCTCAATGATCTCTGTGATGTACTTGAGAGCGGCAGCGTACTGTTTCATCATGTAATGGCACAGTGCTATACAGTAACAGGTGTCAGCATTGTAGCCCGTCACTTGCAGTACACTGTTGAAATGACTACATGCCTCACTGTAACGCTTCTCCTGCACAGAGAAATGAGGACATGTACCGTATAAATCTCAGTCAAAAGCACAAAGATACGTTCAAAGGGTCATGTCTAGGTGCAATTAATCAACTTTCTGGGACCAACCTATGTATTACAGTGTGGTACATTTCGTGCACACATTAAAGGACCGGTATACTAACCTTGAATAAGGTACAGGCCATGTTGAAGCTAGAATCAGGATCATCGGAAGCACACTGCTCCACAAGGGTCTGTACAATAAATCACTCGATTAGAGTGTGAGCAGTTCATGTTAGAAAGGTCACCTTAGCATTGGGGAGGTCATCTTCTGCATACTTTATAGAAGCTTGAAGCTTTAAAATCTGCGTTAATTAAAACATAAGAACGTGATTACTACTGGATATAATTCTGAAGCTTGTACCGAAAATTACCAACAATAATACTCGATCATCTTCACAATATTTGAATTCGAAATGCGAAGTGACACTCTACATACCTGTGTATGGTAGGTAGGGTTCTCAATCTGACAAGAAGCCTTCATGGCCTCAGGGTAAGAACATGCCTTGTATAGAGCCTGTGGTGAACAACAGTGACGGATGAGATAATGGGGGGGGGCATGGCTACTGGCTGGGGGGACTGACCTGAGCATAGTAGAGTCGATAGTCGTCTACTTCAGGATGCAACTGAATGAGTTGCTCGTAACTAAGgtggtgtatgtatgtataatatatgGCCTATGGCTTTTGGAGTAAATGTATACAGATATGAGGATGAAAACTTAGAGCGGTGTGCACACAACATATAGGGAATGCGAAGTATTATTCCAATAAAGTACATTTTGAGAGCACCATTTGTATTGGGAAGGTGCGATGTTTGGAGAGGGATGATTCTaactacgtatacatgtaattgagATGGTCCTTAGGTGGTTCCACTAATATAGTAAGGTGTAGGGGggaactagtttcaactagcATGCATGCGTGAATGTATCTGTAAACATGATTAGGATATTCAATCAGTAGGTACAAGGTGCGAGTGTGCTTCACTCACCAGTCTGCTGCTGAGGCAAAGTCTTGCACATGGAAATAGCAGAATCCGAGGAGGGATAGTGCTGCCCTGGACTTGGGATACTGTTGAAGTTCTAGACTCAATATCTGGATCACTTCACCATAGCGATGCTCCTTAATCTGAGCacagtacacgtacacaggtaAAAATCCATAGCATGCTATTATCTCTAGCTCTGCTTGACCTCACCATTCCATAAATGGTCTGAGTGTATTGTCCCTCGGGTACTCTCAGGTTAGCCATTTTTTCAGCAGTTTGTATTCGTCTTTTGCCATAGAAACAGGGTGGCAGGTCAGCCCCCCTATGAATATAATTTACATGgcaatgaatataattatctccaCATGGCTCACTCGTTCAGCAAAATTCTGTCTCTATGTAAACGACGTGGGTTTCTCCTTGAGCTGCAGCGAAAATGCAACGGACAGAAGGGCTCCTATGTCTATGGTCCTTTAGGCGCGGAGCTAAAGAGGAACATCATCACCGAATG contains these protein-coding regions:
- the LOC135351140 gene encoding intraflagellar transport protein 70A-like, yielding MANLRVPEGQYTQTIYGMIKEHRYGEVIQILSLELQQYPKSRAALSLLGFCYFHVQDFASAADCYEQLIQLHPEVDDYRLYYAQALYKACSYPEAMKASCQIENPTYHTQILKLQASIKYAEDDLPNAKTLVEQCASDDPDSSFNMACTLFKEKRYSEACSHFNSVLQVTGYNADTCYCIALCHYMMKQYAAALKYITEIIERGIKEHPELSVGMQTEGVDVRSVGNTAVLNETALVETFNLKAAIEYQLKNYEAAKEALTDMPPRSEEELDPVTLHNQALMNIDESPTQSFEKLQFLLQQVPCPPETFSNLLLLYIKHEYFDLAADVLAENAHLTYKCLSPYLWDFIDAQITQQTSPEEAFRKLDALATNHTEKLRKLTKQVQEHRHNHDDEAVKRAVEEYDDTLECYIPVLMTQAKIYWDKEDYSQVEATFRKSVEFCSEHDVWKLNVAHVLFMQETKFKEAAGFYESIVKKHFDNLVGVSAIILANICVSYIMTGHTEEAEEIMKKIEKEEEDLSYEEPDKKLYHLCIVNLVIGTLYCAKGNYEFGVARIMKSLEPYSKKLGTDTWYYAKRCFCSLLENMSKHMIMLKDDVARDIIQFFEHCEAYGRNIPAVSEQPLQHDSIDIGRNTVTYQARLLKALFLQLTEY